A window of Phyllopteryx taeniolatus isolate TA_2022b chromosome 19, UOR_Ptae_1.2, whole genome shotgun sequence contains these coding sequences:
- the LOC133469787 gene encoding elastin-like isoform X3: MFYHVSLLLVKNKCTFIVHCGPGGTNGQWMKIPGAGYNAGLGASAGSNTKGYGAGVPNRFGAKPGYGTGGYTVPINGYGAGLGYPNAGEPQQPIYSQGANLAAAGYVKGNSYPDLGHGVPTMNAKSGGGLQAPYNGAPAVPAALDGVGQPEQQPAGLGPNGKKGPVYGGMEGLLYGGPTGMGPEKSNAKYGIGGLQFGGSPQTGTNGGGYGVYEPTADLKSGKYGGANTGGGVPGQYGYGGLPNIGHLLSRGSNGHMAGKYGYGGMPHEVQPVGFVPQLQYPGAGQNGPGASPYQSGPLGFGPNVNYGGGDASYGPQGLVGEGKSAGKNVDNQGLHQSQPLESASERRSVGGDPTLSRAVDGEGMANNKYENVGYISGRKLQPEVISLPAAPTPVPMGSDDLRGAGGLSFDSADADQQSAARGSAQPDDPEQMPRQLHIQQRLKLHLHPQGSKNGKYDLNGFFGNSGYQG, from the exons atgttttatcatGTTTCTTTGCTcctagtaaaaaataaatgcacatttaTTGTACACTGTGGCCCAGGAGGTACAAATGGACAGTGGATGAAAATACCTGGAGCAG GCTATAATGCAGGACTTGGTGCATCGGCGGGCTCCAACACTAAAG gTTACGGAGCAGGTGTTCCAAACAGATTTGGTGCCAAACCCG GTTATGGAACTGGAGGCTATACTGTACCTATTAATGGATACGGAGCGG GCCTTGGATATCCTAATGCAGGCGAACCCCAACAGCCAA TTTACAGTCAAGGAGCCAACCTTGCAGCAGCTGGCTATGTCAAGGGAAACTCTTACCCAG atCTTGGCCACGGTGTTCCGACAATGAACGCAAAATCGG gTGGTGGTCTGCAGGCTCCTTACAATGGCGCCCCGGCAGTTCCAGCCGCACTAGATG GTGTGGGTCAGCCTGAGCAGCAGCCAGCTGGCCTCGGTCCTAATGGAAAAAAAGGCCCAGTGTACGGTG GAATGGAGGGCTTACTTTACGGTGGTCCGACTGGGATGGGTCCTGAGAAATCCAATGCAAAGTATG GCATTGGCGGATTGCAATTTGGTGGCAGCCCTCAAACGGGAACTAATGGTGGCG GCTATGGCGTCTATGAACCCACTGCTGATTTGAAATCTGGAAAATATG gTGGAGCCAATACGGGTGGTGGTGTACCTGGACAATATG GTTATGGTGGCTTACCCAATATTGGCCACCTTCTTAGTCGTGGCAGCAATGGACACATGGCTGGCAAATATG GTTATGGAGGAATGCCCCATGAAGTTCAACCTGTTGGATTTGTCCCTCAACTCCAATATCCTGGTGCTGGCCAAAACG GTCCTGGAGCCTCGCCATATCAGTCAGGCCCTCTTGGATTTGGACCAAATGTCAACTATG GTGGTGGTGACGCTTCCTATGGGCCACAAGGTCTGGTGGGTGAAGGAAAGTCTGCTGGgaaaaatg TGGATAACCAGGGACTGCACCAGAGCCAACCTCTTGAATCTGCTTCTGAAAGGCGATCAG TGGGAGGTGATCCAACTCTGTCACGAGCAGTCGATGGCGAGGGCATGGCGAATAATAAATATG AAAATGTGGGTTACATAAGTGGACGTAAACTACAACCAGAAG TTATTTCGCTCCCCGCGGCACCCACCCCCGTGCCGATGGGATCGGACGACCTCAGGGGTGCCGGCGGACTCTCGTTTGATTCCGCCGACGCGGACCAGCAGTCCGCGGCCCGGGGGTCGGCGCAGCCGGACGACCCCGAGCAGATGCCGCGTCAGCTTCACATCCAGCAGCGCCTCAAACTGCATTTACACCCTCAAG GGTCAAAAAATGGTAAATACGACTTGAATGGCTTCTTTGGAAATAGTGGCTACCAAG GTTAA
- the LOC133469787 gene encoding elastin-like isoform X4: protein MKIPGAGYNAGLGASAGSNTKGYGAGVPNRFGAKPGYGTGGYTVPINGYGAGLGYPNAGEPQQPIYSQGANLAAAGYVKGNSYPDLGHGVPTMNAKSGGGLQAPYNGAPAVPAALDGVGQPEQQPAGLGPNGKKGPVYGGMEGLLYGGPTGMGPEKSNAKYGIGGLQFGGSPQTGTNGGGYGVYEPTADLKSGKYGGANTGGGVPGQYGYGGLPNIGHLLSRGSNGHMAGKYGYGGMPHEVQPVGFVPQLQYPGAGQNGPGASPYQSGPLGFGPNVNYGGGDASYGPQGLVGEGKSAGKNVDNQGLHQSQPLESASERRSVGGDPTLSRAVDGEGMANNKYENVGYISGRKLQPEVISLPAAPTPVPMGSDDLRGAGGLSFDSADADQQSAARGSAQPDDPEQMPRQLHIQQRLKLHLHPQGSKNGKYDLNGFFGNSGYQGKERT, encoded by the exons ATGAAAATACCTGGAGCAG GCTATAATGCAGGACTTGGTGCATCGGCGGGCTCCAACACTAAAG gTTACGGAGCAGGTGTTCCAAACAGATTTGGTGCCAAACCCG GTTATGGAACTGGAGGCTATACTGTACCTATTAATGGATACGGAGCGG GCCTTGGATATCCTAATGCAGGCGAACCCCAACAGCCAA TTTACAGTCAAGGAGCCAACCTTGCAGCAGCTGGCTATGTCAAGGGAAACTCTTACCCAG atCTTGGCCACGGTGTTCCGACAATGAACGCAAAATCGG gTGGTGGTCTGCAGGCTCCTTACAATGGCGCCCCGGCAGTTCCAGCCGCACTAGATG GTGTGGGTCAGCCTGAGCAGCAGCCAGCTGGCCTCGGTCCTAATGGAAAAAAAGGCCCAGTGTACGGTG GAATGGAGGGCTTACTTTACGGTGGTCCGACTGGGATGGGTCCTGAGAAATCCAATGCAAAGTATG GCATTGGCGGATTGCAATTTGGTGGCAGCCCTCAAACGGGAACTAATGGTGGCG GCTATGGCGTCTATGAACCCACTGCTGATTTGAAATCTGGAAAATATG gTGGAGCCAATACGGGTGGTGGTGTACCTGGACAATATG GTTATGGTGGCTTACCCAATATTGGCCACCTTCTTAGTCGTGGCAGCAATGGACACATGGCTGGCAAATATG GTTATGGAGGAATGCCCCATGAAGTTCAACCTGTTGGATTTGTCCCTCAACTCCAATATCCTGGTGCTGGCCAAAACG GTCCTGGAGCCTCGCCATATCAGTCAGGCCCTCTTGGATTTGGACCAAATGTCAACTATG GTGGTGGTGACGCTTCCTATGGGCCACAAGGTCTGGTGGGTGAAGGAAAGTCTGCTGGgaaaaatg TGGATAACCAGGGACTGCACCAGAGCCAACCTCTTGAATCTGCTTCTGAAAGGCGATCAG TGGGAGGTGATCCAACTCTGTCACGAGCAGTCGATGGCGAGGGCATGGCGAATAATAAATATG AAAATGTGGGTTACATAAGTGGACGTAAACTACAACCAGAAG TTATTTCGCTCCCCGCGGCACCCACCCCCGTGCCGATGGGATCGGACGACCTCAGGGGTGCCGGCGGACTCTCGTTTGATTCCGCCGACGCGGACCAGCAGTCCGCGGCCCGGGGGTCGGCGCAGCCGGACGACCCCGAGCAGATGCCGCGTCAGCTTCACATCCAGCAGCGCCTCAAACTGCATTTACACCCTCAAG GGTCAAAAAATGGTAAATACGACTTGAATGGCTTCTTTGGAAATAGTGGCTACCAAGGTAAGGAACGGACttaa
- the LOC133469787 gene encoding spidroin-2-like isoform X2: MFYHVSLLLVKNKCTFIVHCGPGGTNGQWMKIPGAGYNAGLGASAGSNTKGYGAGVPNRFGAKPGYGTGGYTVPINGYGAGLGYPNAGEPQQPIYSQGANLAAAGYVKGNSYPDLGHGVPTMNAKSGGGLQAPYNGAPAVPAALDGVGQPEQQPAGLGPNGKKGPVYGGMEGLLYGGPTGMGPEKSNAKYGIGGLQFGGSPQTGTNGYGVYEPTADLKSGKYGGANTGGGVPGQYGYGGLPNIGHLLSRGSNGHMAGKYGYGGMPHEVQPVGFVPQLQYPGAGQNGPGASPYQSGPLGFGPNVNYGGGDASYGPQGLVGEGKSAGKNVDNQGLHQSQPLESASERRSVGGDPTLSRAVDGEGMANNKYENVGYISGRKLQPEVISLPAAPTPVPMGSDDLRGAGGLSFDSADADQQSAARGSAQPDDPEQMPRQLHIQQRLKLHLHPQGSKNGKYDLNGFFGNSGYQGKERT; this comes from the exons atgttttatcatGTTTCTTTGCTcctagtaaaaaataaatgcacatttaTTGTACACTGTGGCCCAGGAGGTACAAATGGACAGTGGATGAAAATACCTGGAGCAG GCTATAATGCAGGACTTGGTGCATCGGCGGGCTCCAACACTAAAG gTTACGGAGCAGGTGTTCCAAACAGATTTGGTGCCAAACCCG GTTATGGAACTGGAGGCTATACTGTACCTATTAATGGATACGGAGCGG GCCTTGGATATCCTAATGCAGGCGAACCCCAACAGCCAA TTTACAGTCAAGGAGCCAACCTTGCAGCAGCTGGCTATGTCAAGGGAAACTCTTACCCAG atCTTGGCCACGGTGTTCCGACAATGAACGCAAAATCGG gTGGTGGTCTGCAGGCTCCTTACAATGGCGCCCCGGCAGTTCCAGCCGCACTAGATG GTGTGGGTCAGCCTGAGCAGCAGCCAGCTGGCCTCGGTCCTAATGGAAAAAAAGGCCCAGTGTACGGTG GAATGGAGGGCTTACTTTACGGTGGTCCGACTGGGATGGGTCCTGAGAAATCCAATGCAAAGTATG GCATTGGCGGATTGCAATTTGGTGGCAGCCCTCAAACGGGAACTAATG GCTATGGCGTCTATGAACCCACTGCTGATTTGAAATCTGGAAAATATG gTGGAGCCAATACGGGTGGTGGTGTACCTGGACAATATG GTTATGGTGGCTTACCCAATATTGGCCACCTTCTTAGTCGTGGCAGCAATGGACACATGGCTGGCAAATATG GTTATGGAGGAATGCCCCATGAAGTTCAACCTGTTGGATTTGTCCCTCAACTCCAATATCCTGGTGCTGGCCAAAACG GTCCTGGAGCCTCGCCATATCAGTCAGGCCCTCTTGGATTTGGACCAAATGTCAACTATG GTGGTGGTGACGCTTCCTATGGGCCACAAGGTCTGGTGGGTGAAGGAAAGTCTGCTGGgaaaaatg TGGATAACCAGGGACTGCACCAGAGCCAACCTCTTGAATCTGCTTCTGAAAGGCGATCAG TGGGAGGTGATCCAACTCTGTCACGAGCAGTCGATGGCGAGGGCATGGCGAATAATAAATATG AAAATGTGGGTTACATAAGTGGACGTAAACTACAACCAGAAG TTATTTCGCTCCCCGCGGCACCCACCCCCGTGCCGATGGGATCGGACGACCTCAGGGGTGCCGGCGGACTCTCGTTTGATTCCGCCGACGCGGACCAGCAGTCCGCGGCCCGGGGGTCGGCGCAGCCGGACGACCCCGAGCAGATGCCGCGTCAGCTTCACATCCAGCAGCGCCTCAAACTGCATTTACACCCTCAAG GGTCAAAAAATGGTAAATACGACTTGAATGGCTTCTTTGGAAATAGTGGCTACCAAGGTAAGGAACGGACttaa
- the LOC133469787 gene encoding elastin-like isoform X1, whose amino-acid sequence MFYHVSLLLVKNKCTFIVHCGPGGTNGQWMKIPGAGYNAGLGASAGSNTKGYGAGVPNRFGAKPGYGTGGYTVPINGYGAGLGYPNAGEPQQPIYSQGANLAAAGYVKGNSYPDLGHGVPTMNAKSGGGLQAPYNGAPAVPAALDGVGQPEQQPAGLGPNGKKGPVYGGMEGLLYGGPTGMGPEKSNAKYGIGGLQFGGSPQTGTNGGGYGVYEPTADLKSGKYGGANTGGGVPGQYGYGGLPNIGHLLSRGSNGHMAGKYGYGGMPHEVQPVGFVPQLQYPGAGQNGPGASPYQSGPLGFGPNVNYGGGDASYGPQGLVGEGKSAGKNVDNQGLHQSQPLESASERRSVGGDPTLSRAVDGEGMANNKYENVGYISGRKLQPEVISLPAAPTPVPMGSDDLRGAGGLSFDSADADQQSAARGSAQPDDPEQMPRQLHIQQRLKLHLHPQGSKNGKYDLNGFFGNSGYQGKERT is encoded by the exons atgttttatcatGTTTCTTTGCTcctagtaaaaaataaatgcacatttaTTGTACACTGTGGCCCAGGAGGTACAAATGGACAGTGGATGAAAATACCTGGAGCAG GCTATAATGCAGGACTTGGTGCATCGGCGGGCTCCAACACTAAAG gTTACGGAGCAGGTGTTCCAAACAGATTTGGTGCCAAACCCG GTTATGGAACTGGAGGCTATACTGTACCTATTAATGGATACGGAGCGG GCCTTGGATATCCTAATGCAGGCGAACCCCAACAGCCAA TTTACAGTCAAGGAGCCAACCTTGCAGCAGCTGGCTATGTCAAGGGAAACTCTTACCCAG atCTTGGCCACGGTGTTCCGACAATGAACGCAAAATCGG gTGGTGGTCTGCAGGCTCCTTACAATGGCGCCCCGGCAGTTCCAGCCGCACTAGATG GTGTGGGTCAGCCTGAGCAGCAGCCAGCTGGCCTCGGTCCTAATGGAAAAAAAGGCCCAGTGTACGGTG GAATGGAGGGCTTACTTTACGGTGGTCCGACTGGGATGGGTCCTGAGAAATCCAATGCAAAGTATG GCATTGGCGGATTGCAATTTGGTGGCAGCCCTCAAACGGGAACTAATGGTGGCG GCTATGGCGTCTATGAACCCACTGCTGATTTGAAATCTGGAAAATATG gTGGAGCCAATACGGGTGGTGGTGTACCTGGACAATATG GTTATGGTGGCTTACCCAATATTGGCCACCTTCTTAGTCGTGGCAGCAATGGACACATGGCTGGCAAATATG GTTATGGAGGAATGCCCCATGAAGTTCAACCTGTTGGATTTGTCCCTCAACTCCAATATCCTGGTGCTGGCCAAAACG GTCCTGGAGCCTCGCCATATCAGTCAGGCCCTCTTGGATTTGGACCAAATGTCAACTATG GTGGTGGTGACGCTTCCTATGGGCCACAAGGTCTGGTGGGTGAAGGAAAGTCTGCTGGgaaaaatg TGGATAACCAGGGACTGCACCAGAGCCAACCTCTTGAATCTGCTTCTGAAAGGCGATCAG TGGGAGGTGATCCAACTCTGTCACGAGCAGTCGATGGCGAGGGCATGGCGAATAATAAATATG AAAATGTGGGTTACATAAGTGGACGTAAACTACAACCAGAAG TTATTTCGCTCCCCGCGGCACCCACCCCCGTGCCGATGGGATCGGACGACCTCAGGGGTGCCGGCGGACTCTCGTTTGATTCCGCCGACGCGGACCAGCAGTCCGCGGCCCGGGGGTCGGCGCAGCCGGACGACCCCGAGCAGATGCCGCGTCAGCTTCACATCCAGCAGCGCCTCAAACTGCATTTACACCCTCAAG GGTCAAAAAATGGTAAATACGACTTGAATGGCTTCTTTGGAAATAGTGGCTACCAAGGTAAGGAACGGACttaa